A genomic segment from Sulfitobacter mediterraneus encodes:
- a CDS encoding CpsD/CapB family tyrosine-protein kinase, with the protein MKDNYFSEDMSDFDMDDALIDAPVDMGHSLRPRRGLAEQAKRRLLDQSLAAPNLEFDLPPEEEEAPAPMILEEAVQPRAYGWNDIPMITEGLGNAMSPAPSTLPAEREDASGRAFDLLRTRLRQTTLENGWVNIGITGPTAGCGSTFTATNLAQSLSRIAGSRSVLMDFNLRDPGVAQAFNLPSGGMMENYLSGAVADQDHLLRVSDTLALGLNQSPSRNAAEVMQDPKTHATLARMQQDLNPDLVIYDLPPMLAYDDVSAFLPQLDAILVVSDGTQTISRDLLECERMLDGQVPLLGVVLNRARKSSIRRFR; encoded by the coding sequence ATGAAAGATAATTATTTTTCAGAAGACATGTCCGATTTTGACATGGACGATGCTTTGATCGATGCCCCGGTTGATATGGGACACAGCCTGCGCCCGCGCCGCGGCTTGGCCGAACAGGCCAAACGCCGCTTGCTGGATCAATCCCTTGCCGCCCCAAATCTTGAGTTTGACCTGCCCCCGGAAGAGGAAGAAGCGCCCGCGCCGATGATCCTCGAAGAGGCCGTACAACCGCGTGCCTATGGGTGGAACGACATTCCGATGATCACCGAAGGACTGGGCAATGCCATGTCCCCCGCCCCCAGCACACTGCCCGCAGAGCGTGAAGACGCCTCTGGCCGTGCATTTGATTTGCTACGCACCCGTTTGCGCCAGACCACGCTGGAAAACGGATGGGTCAACATCGGCATCACCGGCCCGACCGCCGGTTGTGGCAGTACCTTCACCGCCACCAATCTGGCACAAAGCCTGTCACGGATTGCAGGCTCGCGCAGCGTCCTGATGGACTTTAACCTGCGCGATCCCGGCGTGGCGCAGGCCTTTAACCTGCCATCTGGCGGCATGATGGAAAACTACCTGTCCGGCGCGGTTGCCGATCAGGATCACCTGCTGCGTGTGTCAGACACACTTGCGCTTGGCCTCAACCAATCGCCCTCGCGCAATGCCGCCGAGGTTATGCAGGATCCCAAGACCCACGCCACGCTGGCGCGGATGCAACAGGATCTGAACCCCGATCTGGTGATCTACGACCTGCCGCCCATGTTGGCCTATGATGATGTTTCGGCCTTCCTGCCGCAGCTTGACGCGATCTTGGTGGTATCTGACGGCACCCAGACAATCAGCCGTGATTTGCTGGAATGCGAACGGATGCTGGACGGTCAGGTGCCGTTGCTGGGTGTGGTGCTGAACCGCGCACGCAAATCAAGCATCCGCCGGTTCCGCTAA
- a CDS encoding ABC transporter ATP-binding protein: MAEIKLSGVSKRWGAFIGVNKFDLTIADREFLVLLGPSGCGKTTTMRMIAGLEDPTDGEILIGGQVVNDLEPKDRDVAMVFQSYALYPNLNVYENIRFPLRVRGVDPTTHNEKVMRASAMVELDEFLHRKPAELSGGQRQRVALARAIVREPNVFLMDEPLSNLDAKLRVSTRAQIKNLSHELAATTIYVTHDQIEAMTLADRVVVMEKGIVQQVGSPTDIYDRPANTFVASFIGNPAMNLIDGEIAGGAFTAKHTNIPGLKVKDGPITLGFRAEDATVSAEGGNINAPIYTLELLGDATMVSVRIGSALVSARADKTFRAEIGDMVSITIPQDHCHLFDAETGARLED; this comes from the coding sequence TTGGCCGAAATCAAATTGTCCGGCGTTTCAAAACGATGGGGTGCCTTCATAGGTGTCAACAAATTCGATCTGACGATTGCGGATCGGGAATTTCTGGTTCTGCTGGGGCCTTCGGGCTGCGGCAAGACAACAACCATGCGGATGATCGCAGGTCTGGAGGATCCCACCGATGGTGAGATCCTGATCGGTGGTCAGGTCGTGAATGATCTGGAACCCAAAGATCGCGACGTGGCGATGGTGTTCCAGAGTTACGCGCTTTATCCCAATCTCAACGTTTATGAGAACATCCGCTTTCCATTGCGGGTGCGGGGGGTCGATCCTACGACCCACAATGAAAAAGTGATGCGGGCCAGCGCGATGGTGGAACTCGACGAATTCCTGCACCGCAAACCGGCAGAGCTTTCGGGTGGTCAGCGCCAGCGTGTGGCCTTGGCCCGCGCTATTGTGCGTGAGCCGAATGTGTTCTTGATGGATGAACCTCTGTCAAACCTCGACGCCAAGCTGCGGGTTTCAACCCGTGCCCAGATCAAGAACCTCAGCCACGAGCTGGCGGCGACCACCATTTACGTGACCCATGACCAGATTGAGGCGATGACGCTCGCGGATCGGGTTGTGGTGATGGAAAAAGGCATCGTGCAACAGGTTGGCAGCCCCACAGACATCTATGACCGTCCGGCCAACACCTTTGTCGCCAGCTTTATCGGCAACCCGGCGATGAACCTGATCGATGGCGAGATCGCGGGCGGCGCCTTCACGGCCAAGCACACCAACATTCCGGGTCTGAAGGTCAAGGACGGCCCGATCACTTTGGGCTTCCGCGCCGAGGATGCGACGGTTTCTGCGGAAGGCGGCAATATCAATGCGCCGATCTACACGCTGGAGCTTTTGGGCGATGCGACCATGGTCAGCGTTCGGATCGGAAGTGCGCTGGTCAGTGCCCGTGCGGACAAAACCTTCCGCGCCGAGATCGGCGATATGGTGTCGATCACGATACCTCAAGATCACTGCCACTTGTTTGATGCAGAAACAGGGGCACGGCTGGAGGATTGA
- a CDS encoding sugar transferase produces the protein MKKFNADGPEFALFDISAPHRATAPVAVRAAARSQVWDAAVARKTAPFYIYRDYAKRMMDIAFIAITLPFSLPVILLCALALWIEGGSPFYTQDRLGRKGARFSILKLRTMVRNADEVLETYLAADPEMRREWDELQKLRNDPRVTPVGQFLRATSLDELPQLFNVLTGDMSIVGPRPMLPEQLAMYGDASAYEALRPGITGLWQISSRNDNGFSHRKSIDATYERDLTLMLDLKILFKTVGVVLRRTGC, from the coding sequence ATGAAGAAGTTTAACGCGGATGGGCCTGAGTTTGCCTTGTTTGACATTTCAGCGCCGCACCGCGCCACCGCACCCGTTGCGGTGCGTGCTGCGGCGCGCAGTCAAGTTTGGGATGCCGCCGTTGCGCGCAAAACCGCGCCTTTCTACATCTATCGCGATTATGCCAAGCGCATGATGGATATCGCCTTTATTGCGATCACCCTGCCATTCTCGCTGCCGGTTATCCTGCTGTGTGCCTTGGCGCTTTGGATTGAAGGCGGCTCGCCTTTCTATACGCAGGACCGTCTGGGCCGCAAAGGCGCACGGTTCTCGATCCTCAAACTGCGCACCATGGTGCGCAACGCCGACGAGGTTCTTGAAACCTATCTGGCCGCCGACCCCGAGATGCGCCGCGAATGGGATGAGCTGCAAAAGCTGCGCAATGATCCGCGTGTGACACCTGTGGGACAGTTCTTGCGGGCGACTTCATTGGACGAGCTGCCACAGCTGTTCAACGTTCTGACCGGCGATATGAGCATTGTTGGCCCCCGCCCGATGCTGCCCGAACAGCTGGCGATGTACGGGGATGCCTCCGCCTATGAGGCGCTGCGCCCTGGAATCACCGGTCTGTGGCAGATCTCGTCGCGCAACGACAACGGCTTTAGCCACCGTAAGTCCATTGATGCAACCTACGAGCGTGATCTGACGCTGATGCTGGACCTGAAAATTCTGTTCAAAACGGTTGGCGTAGTATTGCGCCGGACGGGCTGCTAG
- the glpX gene encoding class II fructose-bisphosphatase — MTASAQFQDRMLSLGLARVSEAAALASAKLVGKGDEKAADQAAVNAMREQLNMLDIAGVVVIGEGERDEAPMLYIGEEVGTGNGPGVDIALDPLEGTTLTAKDMPNALTVIAMGPRGSMLHAPDVYMEKLAIGPGYETDVVTLSMSPGERVEALAKAKGCDVADITVCILERPRHEAMIAEVRAKGAAIRLITDGDVAGVMHCADPDTGIDMYMGDGGAPEGVLAAAALKCMGGQMYGRLLFRNDDERGRAAKAGITDLDRIYSRDEMVTEDVIFAATGVTGGTLLPGVKREPGWMTTETLIMRSKTGSVRRINYRTPVETH, encoded by the coding sequence ATGACCGCTTCCGCCCAATTCCAAGACCGCATGTTGTCGCTGGGCCTTGCCCGCGTTTCCGAAGCCGCTGCCTTGGCCTCGGCCAAGCTGGTCGGCAAGGGCGATGAGAAAGCAGCGGATCAGGCGGCAGTGAACGCCATGCGAGAACAGCTGAATATGCTGGACATCGCCGGTGTTGTGGTGATCGGCGAAGGTGAGCGGGACGAAGCCCCGATGCTGTACATCGGCGAAGAGGTTGGCACAGGCAACGGGCCGGGCGTCGACATTGCGCTGGACCCGCTCGAAGGCACCACGCTGACTGCCAAGGACATGCCCAACGCCCTGACCGTGATCGCCATGGGCCCGCGTGGTTCAATGCTGCACGCACCGGACGTCTACATGGAAAAGCTGGCAATTGGCCCCGGCTATGAAACCGATGTTGTGACCCTGTCCATGTCTCCCGGCGAACGGGTGGAGGCACTGGCCAAGGCCAAGGGCTGTGACGTGGCAGACATCACCGTCTGTATTCTGGAACGCCCGCGCCACGAGGCGATGATCGCCGAGGTCCGCGCCAAAGGCGCCGCGATCCGTCTGATCACCGATGGCGATGTGGCCGGCGTGATGCATTGCGCCGATCCCGACACCGGCATCGACATGTATATGGGCGACGGCGGCGCGCCTGAGGGTGTTCTGGCCGCGGCAGCCCTGAAATGCATGGGCGGGCAGATGTACGGCCGTCTGCTGTTCCGCAATGATGATGAACGGGGCCGCGCCGCCAAGGCTGGCATCACCGATCTGGACCGGATCTACAGCCGCGATGAAATGGTGACCGAAGACGTGATCTTTGCCGCCACCGGCGTCACTGGCGGTACCTTGCTGCCCGGTGTGAAACGCGAGCCGGGCTGGATGACCACCGAAACCCTGATCATGCGGTCCAAAACCGGATCGGTGCGGCGCATCAACTACCGCACCCCCGTCGAGACCCACTAA
- a CDS encoding GumC family protein, with amino-acid sequence MGPIYTLADFTDMLRRRAGLILFVFLLGCVASVVFALLQQHVYSSSEVIQVEQPIVKDDLAPSTVDGSSARRLQLIEQQVMARSSLLEIIDKFDLYKDMPGLMQIEKVSRLRQAISITGMAAVREGFADDGAISVITITANMDTPEKAQAIAHEIADRTRLLAAEQREVSTRETLDFFEQQEDKLIVELAALEAELTAFRKANDLSIEGSLEFRRDEIANLNSSLLELDREIISTQLARTRIDRTARAETVARQEREIEAQLSSLTTQRRLLDQRRTALSKSLETSPEVELQLAQYTRRIEQVQGQLDVIATRRSEAEVGFSLEAGARSERMITLEEAQVPEAAITRSRKTIAMLGAVASVIVAVGVAFLLELLNPVVRSARQMERETGLRPVVSIPVVETSGPGGLKGMWQSRREAGQRGRAARQARKLRQG; translated from the coding sequence ATGGGTCCGATCTATACTCTGGCTGACTTTACGGACATGCTCCGCCGCCGTGCGGGGCTGATCCTGTTTGTGTTCCTGCTGGGTTGCGTGGCCTCGGTGGTCTTTGCCCTGCTTCAACAGCACGTCTATAGCTCTTCGGAGGTTATTCAGGTTGAACAGCCCATCGTCAAAGACGACCTGGCACCTTCGACCGTTGACGGCTCCTCTGCGCGGCGCTTGCAATTGATCGAACAACAGGTCATGGCCCGGAGCAGCCTGCTTGAGATCATCGACAAATTTGACCTCTACAAAGATATGCCCGGTCTGATGCAGATCGAAAAAGTCAGCCGCCTGCGGCAAGCCATTTCGATCACCGGAATGGCGGCTGTGCGCGAAGGCTTTGCCGATGATGGCGCCATTTCGGTGATCACCATCACCGCCAATATGGACACTCCCGAAAAAGCGCAGGCCATTGCCCATGAGATCGCGGATCGCACCCGCCTTTTGGCCGCAGAGCAGCGCGAGGTCAGCACCCGCGAAACACTGGATTTCTTTGAACAGCAAGAAGACAAGCTGATCGTAGAACTGGCCGCGCTCGAGGCCGAGCTGACCGCGTTCCGCAAGGCAAATGATCTGTCCATTGAAGGCAGCCTTGAATTTCGCCGTGACGAGATTGCAAATCTCAATTCATCCCTGCTGGAACTGGACCGCGAGATTATCTCGACCCAGCTGGCCCGCACCCGCATTGACCGCACCGCCCGCGCCGAAACCGTCGCCCGCCAGGAGCGCGAGATCGAGGCGCAACTCAGCAGCCTGACCACCCAGCGGCGGCTTTTGGACCAACGGCGCACCGCTCTGAGTAAAAGCCTGGAAACCTCTCCAGAGGTCGAACTGCAACTGGCCCAATACACCCGCCGGATTGAACAGGTACAAGGGCAATTGGACGTCATCGCGACCCGCCGCAGCGAGGCCGAGGTCGGCTTTTCCCTTGAGGCAGGCGCGCGCAGCGAACGAATGATCACCCTTGAAGAGGCGCAAGTGCCCGAGGCGGCAATCACCCGCAGTCGCAAAACCATTGCGATGCTGGGTGCCGTGGCCTCTGTCATTGTGGCGGTTGGCGTGGCGTTCTTGCTGGAGCTGCTGAACCCTGTTGTGCGTTCGGCCCGGCAGATGGAACGAGAAACCGGCCTGCGGCCTGTTGTCTCTATCCCGGTGGTCGAGACCAGCGGCCCTGGCGGATTGAAGGGCATGTGGCAAAGCCGCCGTGAGGCTGGTCAGCGCGGCCGCGCCGCACGGCAGGCCCGCAAATTGCGTCAGGGTTGA
- a CDS encoding ABC transporter substrate-binding protein: MKLKTILMAGVMSVAGSIVAADCAFENTVELRSLSAGFEAWKAVTDAMAECGNFEANLDQDFREKQPEAFAANPSLYHIGGVANSTMIPLLTSGSIRPLDDLVAKYGQNLTPNQKITVDGKIMAIAMMVNNQHLMYREDILNDLGIAVPTTYDEVLAAAEKIKAAGVVEYPLGGTFKTGWNLGEEFINMYLGEGGSFIDGNNMPTINNEKGIKSLETLKALTAYMDPEYLVSDSTYVQQQFQQGKIAMANLWASRGGAMDDEAESQVVGKVKMAAAPMGSAAPASSIWWDGIVIASNITDEEAEAAFRVAMEGMDEEVVKANNDAAVWLIAGYEPGPLAAGAAATAQKGAKPYPASGPMGIMHTSLGNGISDYLTGAKDAATALADIEAAYITAAKESGLID, encoded by the coding sequence ATGAAACTCAAGACAATCCTCATGGCAGGTGTGATGAGCGTTGCAGGCAGCATTGTTGCTGCGGACTGCGCGTTTGAAAACACTGTCGAATTGCGTTCGCTGTCTGCGGGCTTTGAAGCATGGAAAGCTGTCACAGACGCGATGGCAGAATGCGGGAACTTCGAGGCCAACCTCGACCAGGACTTCCGCGAAAAGCAGCCAGAAGCTTTCGCTGCGAACCCATCGCTGTATCACATTGGCGGCGTTGCCAACTCCACCATGATCCCGCTGCTGACAAGCGGCTCGATCCGTCCGTTGGATGATCTGGTTGCCAAATACGGCCAGAACCTGACGCCAAACCAGAAGATCACTGTGGATGGCAAGATCATGGCGATTGCCATGATGGTGAACAACCAGCACCTGATGTACCGCGAGGACATCCTGAACGATCTGGGTATCGCTGTTCCGACAACCTATGACGAAGTGTTGGCCGCAGCTGAGAAGATCAAGGCGGCAGGCGTTGTTGAATACCCCTTGGGTGGCACCTTCAAAACAGGTTGGAACCTCGGCGAAGAGTTCATCAACATGTATCTCGGCGAGGGCGGTTCGTTCATCGACGGCAACAACATGCCAACGATCAACAACGAAAAGGGCATCAAGTCTCTTGAAACACTCAAGGCTCTGACCGCGTATATGGATCCAGAATACCTGGTGTCCGATTCCACATATGTGCAGCAGCAGTTCCAGCAGGGCAAAATCGCCATGGCGAACCTCTGGGCCAGCCGCGGCGGCGCAATGGATGACGAAGCGGAAAGCCAAGTTGTCGGCAAAGTCAAAATGGCCGCTGCGCCAATGGGTTCTGCTGCACCTGCCTCCTCGATCTGGTGGGACGGTATCGTGATCGCCTCCAACATCACCGACGAAGAAGCCGAAGCGGCGTTCCGCGTTGCGATGGAAGGCATGGACGAGGAAGTCGTCAAAGCCAACAACGACGCGGCTGTGTGGCTGATCGCAGGCTATGAGCCTGGTCCACTGGCAGCCGGCGCTGCGGCGACCGCACAAAAAGGTGCCAAGCCTTACCCTGCGTCCGGTCCGATGGGCATCATGCACACCTCTTTGGGTAACGGGATCTCCGACTACCTGACCGGTGCAAAAGACGCGGCAACTGCGCTGGCAGACATCGAAGCGGCCTATATAACAGCTGCCAAAGAATCCGGCCTGATCGACTGA
- the recJ gene encoding single-stranded-DNA-specific exonuclease RecJ, with the protein MHFLGVEASLTGRRWVGPGVEVERAAELIMQRSALPMAVCQVLARRGVPAEEAEAFLAPALRDLLPDPRSLKDMEQAAVRFLSALKNREKIAVFADYDVDGGSSAALLLIWLRQMGHNATLYVPDRIDEGYGPNEEAMAALAADHDLIICVDCGTLSHGPIAAAKGADVIVLDHHLGGETLPDALAVVNPNRQDEDGACAHLCAAAVVFLMLVEAGRQLREAQVKGPDLMAMLDLVGLATVADVAPLTGVNRAFVRQGLRVMARRERPGLAALADVARMDTAPTAYHLGFLLGPRINAGGRIGQADLGARLLASDDPHETAALAERLDTLNTERREVEASVRAAALEQAESRGFDAPLVWASGPGWHPGVVGIVASRLKEASNRPSIVIGVEDGIGKGSGRSVSGIDLGAPIQRLAAEGLLIKGGGHKMAAGLTVAEDKLEAAMERLGELLAKQGAHLAGPADLSVTGLMMPEAATVELAEMIEQAGPFGSAAPAPRYVFAEMKIFFAKRVGESHLKISFGDGLGAKMDAIAFGAFDGPLGPALENHNGARFHLAGRLDINTWRGRQTVQLRLEDAAQA; encoded by the coding sequence GTGCATTTTCTAGGCGTAGAGGCTTCTTTGACGGGCAGACGCTGGGTTGGGCCCGGCGTCGAGGTGGAACGCGCAGCAGAGCTGATCATGCAACGCAGTGCCCTGCCCATGGCGGTCTGTCAGGTTCTGGCCCGGCGCGGTGTGCCCGCAGAAGAGGCGGAGGCGTTCTTGGCCCCGGCCCTGCGCGATCTGCTGCCTGATCCGCGATCTTTGAAAGATATGGAACAAGCCGCTGTGCGGTTTCTGTCTGCCCTGAAAAACCGCGAAAAGATCGCGGTCTTTGCCGATTATGATGTCGACGGCGGCAGCTCTGCCGCACTTTTGCTGATCTGGTTGCGGCAGATGGGCCATAACGCGACCCTCTATGTCCCCGACCGGATTGATGAAGGCTACGGCCCCAATGAAGAGGCCATGGCGGCACTTGCTGCGGATCATGATCTGATCATCTGCGTCGATTGTGGCACGCTGTCTCATGGCCCGATTGCCGCCGCCAAGGGCGCGGACGTGATTGTGCTGGATCATCACTTGGGCGGTGAAACCCTGCCTGATGCACTGGCTGTCGTAAACCCGAACCGTCAGGATGAGGACGGTGCCTGCGCCCATCTTTGTGCGGCGGCGGTGGTGTTCTTGATGTTGGTTGAGGCCGGACGGCAATTGCGCGAAGCGCAGGTCAAAGGCCCGGACCTGATGGCAATGCTGGATCTGGTGGGGCTGGCGACAGTGGCCGATGTGGCGCCGCTGACCGGTGTGAACCGTGCTTTTGTGCGTCAAGGTCTGCGGGTGATGGCACGGCGCGAGCGGCCCGGCCTGGCCGCGCTGGCCGATGTGGCGCGGATGGACACCGCGCCGACCGCCTATCACCTTGGGTTCCTGCTGGGACCGCGGATCAACGCAGGCGGACGCATTGGGCAAGCCGATCTGGGTGCGCGGCTTCTGGCCTCGGATGATCCGCATGAAACGGCTGCCTTGGCCGAACGGCTCGACACCTTGAATACCGAACGCCGCGAAGTCGAAGCTTCGGTTCGCGCCGCTGCGCTGGAGCAGGCCGAATCCCGTGGATTTGATGCACCGCTGGTCTGGGCCTCCGGCCCCGGCTGGCACCCCGGCGTTGTGGGCATTGTGGCATCACGCCTGAAAGAAGCCTCCAACCGCCCCTCGATCGTCATTGGTGTCGAGGATGGCATCGGCAAAGGTTCCGGGCGCTCCGTCTCCGGCATTGATCTGGGCGCCCCCATTCAACGGCTGGCCGCCGAAGGGTTGTTGATAAAAGGCGGCGGTCACAAGATGGCCGCTGGCCTGACCGTGGCCGAAGACAAGCTGGAAGCAGCCATGGAACGCCTGGGCGAGTTGCTGGCAAAACAGGGGGCACATCTGGCCGGCCCTGCCGATCTGTCAGTGACCGGATTGATGATGCCGGAGGCTGCAACTGTCGAGCTGGCCGAAATGATCGAGCAAGCCGGCCCATTTGGGTCCGCCGCGCCTGCCCCACGATATGTTTTCGCCGAGATGAAGATCTTTTTTGCCAAGCGGGTTGGCGAAAGCCACCTCAAGATCAGCTTTGGCGATGGATTGGGCGCCAAGATGGACGCCATCGCCTTCGGCGCGTTTGACGGCCCGCTTGGACCGGCGCTGGAGAATCACAATGGCGCAAGGTTCCACCTGGCGGGACGTCTGGACATCAACACATGGCGCGGTCGCCAGACCGTACAATTGCGTCTGGAAGATGCCGCGCAGGCTTAA
- a CDS encoding amidohydrolase family protein — MRIDAHHHLWDLGAVHYPWLMAKGVERFFGNPAPIQQDYLLDQFRKDAAGFDASVHIQVGAADSIAEATWVQMVADNAPDWPLAQVVFCDLTAPDLDAQLDHFQTLSTLRGVRQIVGRAPGEDAVTGTNDLLDNPAFAKGLALAGKRGLSFDLQLIPELYDGMARVLDHAPDVPVALCHAGSPHDRSTAGITAWAKSLRRMSERPQVTCKLSGLGMFDHNWTADSIRPIIETCLDQFGPDRCMFGSNFPVDSLYSDYETLIGAYEAIVPADAKQAVFGGTAAGFYGLK, encoded by the coding sequence ATGAGAATAGACGCGCACCATCATCTTTGGGATCTCGGCGCTGTGCATTACCCTTGGCTGATGGCCAAGGGGGTGGAACGGTTCTTTGGCAACCCCGCCCCGATCCAGCAGGACTATCTGCTGGATCAGTTTCGCAAGGATGCTGCCGGATTTGACGCCTCTGTCCATATTCAGGTGGGCGCCGCCGACAGTATCGCCGAGGCAACCTGGGTGCAGATGGTAGCGGACAACGCACCGGACTGGCCCTTGGCGCAGGTGGTGTTTTGCGATCTGACCGCGCCCGATCTTGATGCGCAGCTTGATCATTTCCAGACGCTCAGCACCCTGCGCGGTGTGCGGCAGATCGTCGGCCGCGCCCCCGGCGAGGACGCCGTGACCGGCACCAACGATCTGCTGGACAACCCCGCGTTTGCCAAGGGGCTTGCGCTGGCTGGCAAACGCGGATTGTCCTTTGATCTGCAACTCATTCCCGAGCTTTACGATGGAATGGCACGGGTGTTGGACCATGCCCCGGATGTACCTGTCGCATTGTGCCATGCCGGATCGCCCCATGATCGCAGCACGGCAGGCATCACCGCCTGGGCGAAATCCCTGCGCCGAATGTCCGAGCGCCCGCAGGTCACGTGCAAACTTTCGGGTTTGGGCATGTTTGATCACAACTGGACCGCAGACAGTATCCGCCCGATCATCGAGACATGCCTTGATCAATTTGGTCCGGACCGCTGCATGTTTGGATCGAACTTTCCGGTGGATTCGCTTTACTCGGATTATGAAACGCTGATCGGCGCCTATGAGGCCATCGTGCCAGCAGACGCCAAACAGGCGGTCTTTGGCGGCACCGCAGCAGGTTTTTACGGCCTCAAATAG
- a CDS encoding ester cyclase: MQKTEPQAYNVLTFKEEKRLVRAHHAALISADPAKIGESMQRDVAEDYLWRGFHPFGLINGAETVASRFWTPLRTALTRMQRREDIFFAGTNEMDGFKGVWVVSMGHLMGLFDQPWLGIKPTNKMAFLRYCSFDRVENGKITETAMYFDIPHLMTQAGQCPFPSQTAFHLVQPGPMTHDGLLIDDQPEEEGAATLAAINAMIGDLGQWKSGLTLEDELVRTWHDDMIWWGPEGIGATYTIERYAKQHAGPFRAGFTDRAKTRHIARLAEGHYGGFFGWPNFTARPTGGFMGLPGSDTSGEFRVIDIYRRDGDKLAENWIFIDLLHFWKTQGRDFLAEATGQST; encoded by the coding sequence ATGCAAAAAACTGAACCACAGGCTTATAACGTGTTAACATTTAAAGAAGAAAAGCGCCTCGTCCGCGCCCACCATGCCGCCCTCATTTCGGCAGATCCGGCGAAAATCGGCGAATCGATGCAGCGTGATGTTGCCGAAGATTACCTCTGGCGCGGCTTCCATCCCTTTGGGCTTATCAATGGCGCTGAGACCGTCGCCTCCCGCTTTTGGACGCCCCTGCGCACCGCCCTCACCCGGATGCAACGGCGCGAGGATATCTTCTTTGCCGGCACCAACGAAATGGACGGCTTCAAAGGGGTCTGGGTGGTGTCCATGGGCCATCTGATGGGGCTGTTTGATCAGCCTTGGCTGGGCATCAAACCCACCAACAAAATGGCGTTCCTGCGGTATTGTAGCTTTGACCGGGTCGAGAATGGCAAAATCACCGAAACAGCCATGTACTTCGACATTCCACACCTGATGACCCAGGCCGGGCAATGTCCCTTCCCGTCACAGACCGCCTTCCATCTGGTGCAACCCGGCCCGATGACCCACGACGGCTTGTTGATCGATGACCAACCCGAAGAGGAAGGCGCAGCCACGCTCGCTGCCATCAATGCGATGATTGGCGATCTGGGGCAGTGGAAATCCGGCCTGACCCTTGAGGACGAGCTGGTCCGCACATGGCATGACGACATGATCTGGTGGGGGCCAGAGGGGATTGGCGCGACCTACACCATTGAACGCTATGCCAAACAACACGCTGGCCCTTTCCGCGCCGGTTTCACCGACCGCGCCAAGACCAGACATATCGCAAGGCTGGCCGAGGGGCATTATGGCGGCTTTTTTGGCTGGCCCAATTTTACCGCCCGCCCCACCGGCGGCTTTATGGGACTGCCCGGCAGTGACACCAGCGGCGAATTCAGGGTGATCGACATCTACCGCCGCGACGGGGACAAGCTGGCCGAAAACTGGATCTTCATTGACCTGCTGCATTTCTGGAAGACCCAAGGTCGCGACTTTCTGGCCGAAGCCACAGGGCAGAGCACATGA